The uncultured Roseibium sp. genome contains a region encoding:
- a CDS encoding inorganic phosphate transporter has protein sequence MDVHKSYKKPTLDKDLDKFTYIEEATTNVGRGLAAPGFAFLFIILSGAIAGIYMTGTHGAAVIMAAAAIGAYMALNIGANDVANNVGPAVGSRAMTMVTALIIAALFESAGALIAGGDVVGTISKGIIDPDMVSDPAVFMAAMMAALVSSALWINLATWLGAPVSTTHSIVGGVMGAGIAAAGMSSVNWPTMGSIVASWVISPLLGGVIAAFFLAIIKTFIIYQDDKIAAARRWVPVLIAIMIGCFAAYLAMKGLKHLVKISLFQALAGGLLIGFTSWAAVRPLIRMQSKGLENRNQSLRKLFSLPLICSAALLSFAHGANDVANAVGPLAAVVHTAGLGEVVAKVAIPLWVMAVGALGISFGLLLFGPKLINMVGQQITKLNPMRAYCVALSAAITVIVASGLGLPVSSTHIAVGAVFGVGFFREWYTERSKRRMAFLNKNNTLKEKRVRPVRNREEQNRRMLVRRAHFMTIVAAWVVTVPASAVLSSVLFFVLRPLMG, from the coding sequence ATGGACGTTCACAAGAGCTACAAGAAGCCGACCCTCGACAAGGACCTCGATAAGTTCACCTATATCGAGGAGGCTACCACAAATGTCGGTCGCGGGCTCGCCGCTCCTGGATTTGCCTTTCTCTTCATCATTCTGTCGGGTGCCATAGCCGGTATCTATATGACCGGTACCCATGGGGCGGCGGTGATCATGGCTGCCGCGGCCATTGGTGCCTATATGGCGCTTAACATCGGCGCCAACGACGTCGCGAACAACGTCGGCCCGGCCGTGGGGTCCCGCGCCATGACCATGGTGACGGCCCTCATCATCGCGGCCCTGTTCGAAAGCGCGGGCGCGCTGATCGCCGGTGGCGACGTGGTCGGAACGATTTCCAAGGGGATCATCGATCCTGACATGGTCAGCGATCCTGCGGTCTTCATGGCGGCAATGATGGCGGCCCTGGTGTCTTCGGCCTTGTGGATCAACCTTGCGACCTGGCTCGGCGCCCCGGTCTCTACGACCCACTCGATCGTCGGCGGCGTCATGGGGGCGGGTATCGCGGCCGCCGGAATGTCCTCGGTAAACTGGCCGACAATGGGCAGTATCGTCGCGAGCTGGGTCATCTCGCCTTTGCTTGGTGGCGTGATCGCTGCCTTTTTCCTGGCCATCATCAAGACCTTCATCATCTATCAGGATGACAAGATCGCGGCCGCACGCCGTTGGGTGCCGGTTCTGATCGCGATCATGATCGGTTGTTTTGCGGCCTATCTGGCGATGAAAGGGCTGAAGCATCTGGTCAAGATCAGCCTGTTTCAGGCATTGGCCGGGGGGCTGCTCATCGGATTTACTTCCTGGGCAGCGGTCCGGCCGCTCATTCGCATGCAGTCGAAAGGACTTGAGAACCGGAACCAGTCCCTGCGCAAACTCTTCTCGCTGCCGCTGATCTGCTCGGCGGCGCTTCTGTCTTTCGCTCATGGCGCGAACGATGTCGCCAATGCGGTCGGACCGCTGGCCGCCGTCGTGCATACGGCGGGGCTTGGCGAGGTTGTCGCAAAAGTCGCCATTCCCTTGTGGGTGATGGCGGTCGGTGCGCTCGGGATCTCCTTCGGGCTTCTTCTGTTCGGGCCGAAACTGATCAACATGGTCGGCCAACAGATCACGAAGCTCAATCCGATGCGGGCCTATTGTGTCGCCCTGTCTGCGGCGATCACCGTGATTGTCGCCTCCGGGCTCGGGTTACCCGTCAGTTCCACCCATATTGCCGTCGGCGCGGTCTTTGGCGTCGGGTTCTTCCGGGAATGGTACACGGAACGTTCAAAACGCCGGATGGCGTTTTTGAACAAGAACAATACGCTTAAGGAAAAACGGGTGCGCCCGGTCAGGAACCGGGAAGAGCAGAACCGGCGTATGCTGGTGCGCAGGGCTCATTTCATGACGATTGTTGCAGCGTGGGTCGTCACGGTGCCGGCGTCTGCGGTCCTGTCGAGCGTCCTGTTCTTCGTTCTGCGCCCCCTGATGGGCTGA
- a CDS encoding ATP-binding cassette domain-containing protein translates to MHEVVSLASHADTRPRPAPSPMPLQVSGLTFATGNTEILKGIDLDLGTDRLTVLMGPNGAGKSVLLRLLHGLLQPTSGEIRWMGQPVTKAVRMQQALVFQKPVLLRRSVAANLNFALGLRKVSDRAARLKEALSDLGLEPLAKRPARVLSGGEQQRLALARALILKPKVLMLDEPTANLDPATTLVIEQAISKVRRAGVKVIMITHAPHQARRLAEEVVFLHAGKITEHTPADTFFDRPVSEAARAYLAGEILI, encoded by the coding sequence ATGCATGAGGTTGTCAGCCTTGCCAGCCATGCCGACACCCGACCGAGGCCGGCACCGTCACCCATGCCGTTGCAAGTGAGTGGCCTGACCTTCGCCACCGGCAATACCGAGATCCTGAAGGGCATCGACCTCGATCTGGGCACTGACCGGTTGACCGTTCTCATGGGGCCGAATGGCGCCGGAAAGAGCGTTCTGCTGCGGCTGTTGCACGGCCTTCTCCAGCCGACATCCGGCGAGATCCGCTGGATGGGACAGCCCGTGACCAAAGCCGTCCGCATGCAACAGGCGCTAGTCTTTCAAAAGCCGGTCCTGCTGCGCCGCTCCGTTGCCGCGAACCTGAACTTCGCCCTTGGCCTGCGCAAAGTCTCCGACCGGGCAGCCAGGCTCAAGGAGGCCCTTTCGGACCTGGGACTCGAACCCTTGGCCAAGCGGCCTGCCCGGGTTCTTTCGGGCGGCGAACAACAGCGCCTGGCCCTTGCCCGCGCGCTGATCCTCAAACCGAAAGTCCTGATGCTGGACGAACCGACGGCCAATCTGGACCCCGCGACCACCCTTGTCATCGAACAGGCGATCTCGAAGGTTCGGCGCGCCGGCGTCAAGGTGATCATGATCACCCACGCGCCCCATCAGGCCCGCCGCCTCGCCGAGGAGGTCGTCTTTCTTCATGCCGGAAAGATCACCGAGCATACACCGGCCGACACCTTCTTCGATCGGCCGGTATCCGAAGCCGCCCGCGCCTATCTGGCCGGCGAGATCCTCATCTAG
- a CDS encoding HD-GYP domain-containing protein — MSNSVPAHKIRLSELLGALSHALDMTEGQPRGHCVRCCWIGFHIGEAYGLSDEQLVDLYYTILLKDLGCSSNAARICELYLADDISLKQDVKLINGSLSAALRFVLSHTGLKSGLAERFRAIINILQNGGEITRELIETRCHRGADIARQMHFSQAVCDGIYRLDEHWDGSGKPDGVSGEDIPVFSRIALLSQVIDVFRTNAGPEAAFREIRARTGTWFDPRLTECFEHAAREPGFWQTLDSEDLGPLVYDLEPARLVRKVDEDQLDDIAAGFAQVIDSKSPYTAGHSERVTLFTDLIAEQLGYSEPDRRKLKRAALLHDIGKLGVSNMVLDKPGKLDEDEWRSIRLHPVYSDQILSQVAAFADLSAIARGHHERLDGKGYPDGLSGNEIGMDIRIVTTADIFDALTADRPYRAAMPIEKALNIMSEDIGTAIDETCFEGLRAALEKLGRMQAA, encoded by the coding sequence ATGTCCAACTCTGTTCCGGCGCACAAGATCAGGCTCTCCGAACTTCTCGGAGCCCTCAGCCATGCCCTGGACATGACCGAAGGCCAGCCACGCGGGCATTGCGTCCGGTGCTGCTGGATCGGCTTCCATATCGGCGAGGCCTACGGCCTCAGTGATGAGCAACTTGTCGACCTCTATTACACCATCCTGCTGAAGGATCTGGGCTGCTCGAGTAACGCGGCCCGGATCTGCGAGCTTTATCTCGCCGATGATATTTCCCTCAAACAGGACGTCAAGCTGATCAACGGCAGCCTGTCAGCGGCGCTCCGGTTCGTTCTGTCTCATACCGGGCTCAAGTCCGGACTGGCCGAACGGTTCCGCGCGATCATCAACATCCTCCAGAACGGCGGTGAAATCACCCGCGAACTGATCGAGACCCGCTGCCACCGGGGCGCCGACATCGCCCGGCAGATGCATTTCTCTCAGGCTGTCTGTGACGGTATTTACCGCCTGGACGAACATTGGGACGGCAGCGGCAAACCGGACGGGGTTTCCGGAGAGGACATCCCGGTCTTTTCGCGAATTGCCCTTCTGTCACAGGTGATCGATGTCTTCCGGACCAATGCCGGCCCGGAGGCCGCCTTCAGGGAAATTCGTGCTCGGACGGGAACCTGGTTCGATCCCAGGCTGACGGAGTGTTTCGAACATGCGGCCCGTGAGCCGGGTTTCTGGCAGACGCTCGACAGCGAAGACCTTGGCCCTTTGGTCTACGATCTGGAGCCTGCACGTCTGGTCCGTAAAGTTGACGAAGACCAGTTGGACGACATCGCCGCCGGCTTTGCCCAGGTGATCGATTCCAAGAGCCCCTACACCGCCGGCCACAGCGAGCGGGTCACCCTATTCACCGATCTGATCGCGGAACAGCTCGGCTACAGCGAGCCGGATCGGAGAAAGTTGAAACGCGCTGCCCTTCTCCACGACATCGGCAAGCTCGGCGTCAGCAACATGGTCCTCGACAAGCCCGGAAAACTCGACGAGGACGAGTGGCGTTCCATTCGCCTGCACCCGGTCTATTCCGATCAGATCCTGTCCCAGGTCGCAGCATTTGCGGATCTCAGTGCGATTGCACGCGGCCATCACGAACGCCTCGATGGCAAGGGCTACCCGGACGGGCTGTCGGGAAATGAAATCGGCATGGATATCCGGATCGTCACGACGGCGGACATTTTCGATGCACTGACCGCCGACCGCCCCTACCGGGCCGCCATGCCCATCGAAAAGGCGTTGAATATCATGAGTGAGGACATCGGTACCGCGATTGACGAAACCTGTTTCGAAGGGCTGCGTGCGGCACTTGAAAAGCTGGGGCGCATGCAGGCCGCATGA
- a CDS encoding endonuclease/exonuclease/phosphatase family protein, translated as MLKIGSYNIQKSIGMDARRRPERTLKVISEMDCDVIALQEVDKRFGPRETTLRPELIAELTDYKPVPLAIREGSIGWHGNAILVRRSINILDFRRLELPTLEPRGAVMADLKVDGQQIRVAAMHLSVVATYRKRQIASVMTQLHARPYDLPTILVGDLNEWRDTAQSLKMFNPHFEVTTPGRSFPSPMPVASLDRIITSPEFTVQGTGVHRSETARIASDHLPVWASLTMDHKPYPVSTEDQTTTA; from the coding sequence ATGTTGAAGATCGGTTCCTACAATATCCAGAAAAGTATCGGAATGGATGCGCGCCGGCGGCCGGAGCGCACGCTCAAGGTCATTTCCGAAATGGACTGCGACGTGATCGCTCTTCAGGAAGTCGACAAGCGTTTCGGGCCGCGCGAAACAACGCTCCGGCCGGAACTGATCGCGGAGTTGACCGACTACAAACCTGTCCCGCTCGCCATCCGCGAAGGCAGTATCGGTTGGCACGGCAACGCGATTCTGGTCCGCCGCTCCATAAACATTCTCGATTTCAGGCGCCTGGAACTGCCAACGCTGGAACCGCGTGGCGCGGTCATGGCGGATCTGAAAGTCGATGGACAACAAATCCGCGTTGCGGCCATGCATCTGAGCGTCGTTGCGACCTACCGCAAACGCCAGATCGCGTCGGTCATGACCCAGCTCCATGCCCGGCCCTACGACCTGCCCACCATTCTGGTCGGTGATCTCAATGAATGGAGGGATACGGCCCAAAGCCTGAAGATGTTCAATCCTCATTTCGAGGTGACCACACCGGGCCGCAGCTTCCCCTCTCCGATGCCGGTCGCAAGCCTCGACAGGATCATCACCAGTCCGGAATTCACCGTTCAAGGCACCGGCGTCCATCGATCGGAAACCGCCCGAATCGCCTCCGACCACCTGCCCGTGTGGGCAAGCCTCACGATGGATCACAAGCCGTATCCGGTTTCGACCGAGGATCAAACGACCACCGCCTGA
- a CDS encoding ABC transporter permease yields the protein MQDFAHSFVLAGDLIVSGNEDLTEIVGLSLRVTASALGISALIGLPFGAILAVSRFPGRAAVTVLANALMGLPPVVVGLVVYMLLSNAGPLGPLQLLYTPTAMIIAQAVLITPIIIALTRQVIADLNAEYADTFHSLVVPWHTAIGALLWDARFSLITVLLAGFGRAVAEVGAVMIVGGNINHVTRMMTTAIALETSRGDLALALALGMVLLLIALAVNGAVALLRGTERSSAHA from the coding sequence ATGCAGGATTTTGCGCATAGCTTCGTCTTGGCAGGTGACCTGATCGTCAGTGGAAACGAAGATCTGACCGAAATCGTTGGCCTTTCCTTGCGTGTAACCGCGAGCGCGCTCGGTATTTCCGCCCTGATCGGACTGCCTTTTGGTGCGATTCTCGCTGTTTCCCGCTTTCCCGGACGAGCCGCGGTCACGGTGCTCGCCAATGCGCTGATGGGCCTGCCTCCGGTGGTCGTCGGCCTCGTCGTCTATATGCTTCTGTCCAACGCGGGACCGCTTGGCCCGCTGCAACTGCTTTACACGCCGACCGCGATGATCATCGCCCAGGCGGTTCTCATCACCCCGATCATCATTGCCTTGACCCGTCAGGTCATCGCCGATCTGAACGCGGAATATGCCGACACCTTCCACTCCCTCGTCGTTCCCTGGCACACGGCGATCGGTGCCCTGCTGTGGGATGCCCGGTTTTCCCTGATCACCGTTTTGCTTGCCGGGTTCGGTCGCGCCGTGGCCGAAGTCGGCGCGGTCATGATCGTTGGCGGCAACATCAACCACGTGACCCGGATGATGACCACGGCCATCGCGCTGGAAACATCGCGCGGCGACCTGGCGCTGGCCCTCGCTCTCGGCATGGTCCTTCTGTTGATCGCCCTGGCCGTCAACGGCGCGGTGGCGCTCCTGCGCGGCACCGAACGGAGTTCGGCCCATGCATGA
- a CDS encoding substrate-binding domain-containing protein, protein MSLFKRLASGVLAIGLTVGASAAAFAADNFIIVQSTTSTQNSGLLDYILPMFKDKSGIEVRVVAVGTGQALKNAANGDGDVLLVHAKPAEEKFVADGLGVKRFDVMYNDFVIVGPKNDPAGIKGMTDATAALKKIADSEAIFASRGDDSGTHKKERALWKQAGIDPTTASGSWYRETGSGMGATLNAAAGMGAYTMSDRATWLAFKNKDALEILAQGDDRLFNQYGVILVNPEKHPNVKAEAGQEFIDWLIGAEGQKAIASYKVGGEQLFFPNAGGSASN, encoded by the coding sequence ATGAGCCTATTCAAACGCCTGGCAAGCGGTGTGCTTGCTATCGGCCTGACCGTCGGAGCAAGTGCGGCCGCATTTGCCGCCGATAATTTCATCATCGTCCAGTCGACTACCTCGACCCAGAATTCCGGCCTGCTCGACTACATCCTGCCCATGTTCAAGGACAAGTCCGGCATCGAAGTTCGCGTTGTCGCCGTGGGAACCGGCCAGGCACTCAAGAATGCCGCCAATGGCGACGGCGATGTCCTGCTCGTCCACGCCAAACCGGCCGAAGAAAAATTCGTGGCCGACGGCCTCGGCGTGAAACGCTTCGATGTCATGTACAATGACTTCGTCATCGTCGGACCGAAGAACGATCCGGCCGGTATCAAGGGCATGACCGATGCCACTGCCGCCCTCAAGAAGATCGCCGACAGCGAAGCAATCTTCGCCTCTCGCGGCGACGACAGCGGCACCCACAAGAAGGAACGCGCCCTTTGGAAACAGGCCGGCATCGACCCGACCACCGCCTCGGGCTCCTGGTACCGGGAAACCGGCTCGGGCATGGGCGCGACGCTGAACGCCGCCGCCGGCATGGGTGCCTACACCATGTCCGATCGTGCGACCTGGCTTGCCTTCAAGAACAAGGACGCGCTTGAAATCCTGGCCCAGGGCGATGACCGCCTGTTCAACCAGTACGGCGTCATCCTGGTCAATCCGGAAAAGCACCCGAACGTGAAGGCTGAAGCCGGCCAGGAATTCATCGACTGGCTGATCGGAGCGGAAGGTCAGAAGGCGATCGCATCCTACAAGGTTGGCGGCGAACAGTTGTTCTTCCCGAACGCCGGCGGATCGGCGTCCAACTGA